The sequence GCCGGCACGGGCGGCCATGCCAACGCCGTCACCGGTGTTGATGTGGGCATTGGTGGTGGACTGGAAGATACGGCCGGCGCCGCCGGTGGCGAGCACCACGGCTTTGGACTTGAAGAACACCACTTCACCGGTTTCGATGTCGATGGCGGTACAGCCAACCACGTGGCCTTCTTCGTTCTTCACCAGATCCAGGGCGTACCACTCGGAGAACACCTTGGTTTTGTTCTTCACGTTCTGCTGGTACAGGGTATGCAGCAGGGCGTGGCCGGTACGGTCAGCGGCAGCGGCGGTACGGGCACCTTGCTCGCCACCGAAGTTCTTGGACTGGCCGCCGAAGGGGCGCTGGTAAATCTTGCCGTTATCCAGACGGGAGAACGGCAGACCCATGTGCTCAAGCTCGAGGATGGCTTCAGGGCCGGTGTTACACATATATTCGATAGCGTCCTGGTCACCGATATAGTCGGAGCCCTTGACGGTGTCGTACATGTGCCATTTCCAGTTGTCGTCGTGGGTGTTACCCAGGGCAACAGTGATACCGCCTTGGGCGGACACGGTATGGGAACGGGTCGGGAAGACCTTGGAGAGCAGTGCGCAGGACTTGCCCTCTTTGGAGATCTGCAGTGCCGCACGCATGCCGGCGCCGCCAGCACCTACCACGACAGCATCAAATTCATAAGTTGCAATAGTCACTTACACACCCCACAGAATGGCGAAACCGCTGATCACATAGGCCAGCACGGCTACGTTCACGAGGAACTGCAGCACGATGCGCAGGCCAGTCGGTTTGACATAGTCAGTCAGGACCTGCCACAGACCAATCCAGGCGTGCACCATCAGGCTGATCAGGGTCAGGAGGGTGAAGACCTTCACGCCCAGGTTGCCGAAGAACGCCTTCCAGGCATCGAAGGTCAGGTCGGGGGTGATGACAAGGAAGCCCACCAGGAAGATCACATAAAGTGTCATCACGATGGCGGAGGCGCGTACCAGAACATAGTCGTGGACGCCGGTACGGCCGAAGGTGCCGGTGTTAGTTACCATAGCCACACTCCTGCAAGTACGGAAAGGATCAGGGTAATGACAAAGGCGACGGCGGCGGAGGCCTTACCGGAGGGAAGTTCTTCCCAGTAACCCATGTCCATGATCAGGTGACGAATACCACCAACCAAGTGATACGCCAGTGCGGTCAGGATCCCCCACAGGATGAACTTGGCGAAACCGCCAGTCATCATGGCCTTGACGGACGCAAAGCCGGCTTCAGACGACAGGGACTGTGCCAGCATCCACAGCAGGATGGCTACGGCAAAGAACATGATGACGCCGGAAACGCGATGGAGGATGGACGCAATAGCGGTGATTGGAAAGCTGATAGTCGTCAATTGTAAATTGACAGGTCTTTGCTTTTTCACGATGTCTGCCCACTCGGCCCTTAAGAGCCTTTGTTGTTGTATCACCAGCTAAACCGGATGGAGGTGCCCTGGGCTTCGCTGGTCACATTCTAAGAGGAATTAAGAATGTAAAACTGGGTGACTGTAGGAAGTCAGACAGCATCGGCAAAGCCGGCAAGGCCAACCCGGGGCCAAGTATAATGATGCAACCAGCCAATTTCAACGACTTGAACCCGGTCACATTTTGGCGCCGGTTTCGCGCGAAAGTCCGCTGTTGTCTAGGCTTCTAAAGCGACCCCGCTGAACCGAAAATGTAGACCGTTCATCCCCAATCTAAGACCGTTGGGATTGTGGTCAAATTGACAAATCGGACCATTTGCGATTACAAAGGGCGGCTGTTTGCGACCGCAACATCGACGAATTCACGACCAAAGGAGACATGTTGTATGGCGGAAAAAATTGCCAAACTTATGGTGGAAGGCAAGGAAGCTATTGAATTGCCTATCCTTTCTGGCACCGCCGGCCAGGACGTAATCGACGTCCGGACTTTGGGCAAACACGGTCTTTTCACTTTTGACCCTGGTTTCCTGGCCACTGCATCCTGCGAATCGGCTATTACTTTTATCGACGGCGCCAAGGGTGTACTGCTGCATCGCGGCTTCCCTATCGATCAGCTCGCTGAAAACGCTGAATACCTGGAAGTCTGTTACATCCTGCTGTACGGCGAAGCCCCGACCAAAGAGCAATACGAAGAGTTTCGTAATACCGTTAAAACCCACACCATGCTCAATGAGCAGCTGCGCGCCTTCTTCAAGGGCTTCCGCCCCGACGCACACCCCATGGCCGTAATGTGTGGCGTTGTAGGCGCCCTGTCCGCCTTCTACCACGATTCTCTGGACATCAGCAACCCCCGTCACCGCGAAATCGCGGCCTTCCGCCTGCTGTCCAAAATGCCGACCATCGCAGCCATGTGCTTCAAGCACAGCATCGGCCAACCTTATATCTATCCGCGCAACGATCTGTCTTATGCAGAGAACTTCCTGCACATGATGTTCGCTACCCCTTGCGAGGAATATAAGGTCAGTCCTGTACTGGCGGACGCCATGGATAAAATCTTTATCCTGCACGCCGACCACGAGCAGAATGCCTCTACTTCTACCGTGCGCCTGGCCGGTTCTTCCGGTGCCAACCCCTTCGCCTGTATCGCGGCCGGTATCGCCTCCCTGTGGGGCCCTGCCCACGGCGGCGCCAACGAAGCCTGCCTGCGCATGCTCGAAGAGATCGGCTCTGTTGACCGTATCCCCGAGTTCGTGGCTCGCGCCAAAGACAAGGAAGACCCGTTCCGCCTTATGGGCTTCGGTCACCGCGTCTACAAGAACTTCGACCCCCGCGCCAAAGTGATGCGTGAAACCTGTCACCAGGTGCTCAAAGAGCTCAACATCCAGGATCCGCTGCTGGACGTGGCCATGGAGCTGGAGCGCATCGCCCTGTCCGATGAATACTTCGTCGAGAAGAAACTCTACCCCAACGTGGATTTCTACTCCGGTATCATCCTCAAGGCCATCGGCATCCCCACTTCCATGTTCACCGTGATCTTCGCCATGTCCCGTACCATCGGCTGGATCGCCCACTGGAACGAAATGCACTCTGACCCGACCGCCAAAATCGGCCGTCCCCGTCAGCTGTACGTTGGCCAAACCCAGCGCGACTTCGCTTCCAAGAAGTAAGGTCTGCACTACCCAAAAGGGCGGCTTTGGCCGCCCTTTTTTATGCCCGCCTTCTTTCATTCTCGCCTTCATCCTCCCCTCCTCTTGCGGTCAAAGCGATTGCCACTATCGTAAAAAGCAGCCACAGGGCGGCGAGCGTTTTTTAACCTGTCGTTAGCATTCTCGCCACCCAATGGTGAAATTCACCAATGAGCGCTGAACAGGAAAACATAACCAATTGAAATAAAAGAAAAATAAAACTTGGCACAACCTTGGCTTAACCAGACTCATCTCACGCACCAAGGACATTGCGTCATGAACAAAACCCTGATTGCCCTGAGCCTGGCCGCCCTGCTGAGCGCCTGCTCCTCCGGCGAAGCCACCGTTGATAAGAAAAGTGAAGAAGCAGCGGTGCGGATCCCGGTCAGTGTCGCCAACGTCAAGGTGGCTCCCATGGCCGCCCAGTTCGACAGCCACGGCGTACTGAGCGCCGAACACGAAGCCCAAGTGGTGGCCAGGGTCTCGGGCCTGGTGGAGTCCCTGGACATCGAGGAAGGGGACGAAGTCAAAGCCGGCCAGGTATTGGCCCGTATCGAGCCGGACCGCTATCAGTTGGAAAGGGACAGGATGGCGGCCCAGGCACGCTCGGTAGCCCAGGAACTGGACCGCACCCAGAACCTCTATGCCAAGAAACTGGTGAGCGCCGACACCCTGGACAAACTGCAATTGCAACTGGCCGCCCTGCAGGCCCAACTGGGCATGGCGGAGCTGGACCTGATGTACGCCACCGTCAAGGCCCCCATCAGTGGTACTGTGGCCCGCCGCCACATCAAGGCCGGCAACCTGGTCAACCCGGACCAACCCCTGTTCGACATAGTCCAGCACCAGGACTTGCGCCTGGAAGTGGCGGTGCCAGAGCAGTACCTGGGCCAGCTGCAAAAGGCCCAGGGAGCCCACTGCACCTTCGCCGCCCTGCCCGGCAAGACCTTCGAAGCCCGCATTACCCGCCTGAGCCCGGTGGTGGACCCCGCCACCGGCACGGCGCGCCTGACCCTGAACCTGCCCAATGAAAACGGCCAGCTGCTGCCCGGCATGTTTGCCAATGTCAGCATCAGCTACGATCTGCACCCCGACGCCCACCTGGTGCCGCGCCAGGCCCTTATCAACCAGAGCGGCAGCTACAAGGTGTTTGTGGTGCAGGACGGCATGGCCAAACTCAAGGCGGTGACCCTGGGTAACGGCGACCGCGACTGGGTGGAAGTGATAGGGCTGGACGCCGAAGAGCAGGTGGTCACCCTGGGCCAGCACCACCTCAAGGATGACGCCATGGTCGAGGTCATTGCCGGATGAACAGTCTTGTCGCCTTTTCGGTCCGCCGTCCGGTGACGGTGGCCATGATGACCCTGGCGGTGCTGCTGTTCGGCATGGTGTCCCTGGGCAAACTGGCGGTTACCTTGCTGCCGGATCTGTCCTACCCCACCCTGACCATCCGCACCGACTACGACGGTGCCGCCCCCCTGGAAATCGAAACCCTGATCTCCAAGCCGGTGGAAGAATCGGTTGGGGTGGTCAAGGGTCTCAAAACCCTCACCTCCTACTCCCGCCCCGGCCGCTCGGACGTGGTGTTGGAGTTCGAATGGGGCACCGACATGGATTGGGCCAGCCTGGAAGTACGGGAAAAACTGGACCTGGTGCTGCTGCCCCTGGACGTCGATCCGCCCATTATCCTGCGCTACAACCCCAACCTGGACCCGGTGCTGCGCCTGGCGCTGTCGGCCCCAGAGGCCGACCTCAAGCAGCTGCGCAGCTTCGCCGACGACGACTTAAAGCAGCGCCTGGAGGGCATCGACGGGGTAGCCAGCGTGCGCCCCGGCGGCGGCCTGGAGCAGGAAGTGCAAATCCTGGTGGACGACGTCAAGGCCGCCCGCCTTGGCCTTAACCTCAGCGACATTGCCAAACGCCTGGAACAGGAAAACGTCAATCTGGCCGGTGGCCGCATCGAAGACAGCGGCCGCGAGCTGTTGGTGCGCACCCTCAACCAATACCCGGACTTGGCCAGCATGGGCAATACCTGGGTTGCCGACGGGGTGCGCCTCAAGGACATCGCCACCGTCCGTGACGGCCACAAGGAAAGAGACGCCATCAGCCGGGTCAGTGGCGCCGAGATGATCGAGCTGGCCATATACAAGGAAGGGGACGCCAACACCGTGGCCATGGCCAAGGCGGTCAAGGCCGCCCTGCCCAGGCTGCAAAAAATGCTGCCCCCCGGCGCCGAGCTGACCTTGCTGTACGACCAGTCCGGCTTTATCGAGCAGGCCATCAACGAGGTGATGGGCTCGGCCTGGATCGGCGGCATACTGGCCATGCTGGTGCTCTATTTGTTCCTCCGTGACTTCAAGGCCACCGTCATTATCTCCCTGGCGATACCGGTGTCGGTGATTGCCACCTTCAATCTGATGCTGTCCCAGACCGTCAGCCTCAACATCATGTCCCTGGGGGGCCTGGCCCTGGCGGTGGGCATGCTGGTGGACAACGCCATAGTGGTGCTGGAGAACATCGCCCGCTACCGTGCCAAGGGTCTGTCGCCCCTGGAGGCGGCCCAGCAGGGCGGCCAGGAAGTGGCGGGGGCCATCACCGCCTCCACCCTCACCTCCCTGGCGGTATTTGTGCCTTTGGTGTTCGTAGAAGGCATTGCCGGGCAGCTGTTTCGCGACCAGGCCCTCACTGTCACCTTTGCCCTGTCGGTATCCCTGCTGGTGGCCCTTAGCCTCATTCCCATGCTGGCTGCCAGGGGCGCCAAAGAGCAATCCCAGGCCCAGCCCCTGCGCCGCCGCGCCCTGCCCTTGATGTGGCTGCTGGCCGGCCTTTACTGGTGCTGGCATCAGGCCGGGCGCCTCCTTGGCTTGTTGCTGTGGCCCTTTAGGGCCCTGTTCGGCAAAGGTTTTGGCGGCCTGCAATCTGGGTATGAGCGGCTGCTGCCAAAAGCCCTGGCCCGCCCCTTTATGACCCTGGCCACCGTGCTGCTGGTGGTGGCCGCCAGTGGCCTTTTGGCCAGCCGCCTGCCCATGACGTTGCTACCCAACCTGGCCCAGGGGGAGTTTTTCCTGGACGTGACCCTGCCCCCCGGCTCTCGCCTCGAAGAAACCGACAAGCTGCTGGACAAGCTGGCCAAAGCCATTGCCGACGACCCCAGGGTCAGGCATGCCTACAGCCAGTCCGGCGGGGCCCTGCTGGCCAACCAGGGGGCGGCGGACAACAGGCCTAACCAGGGCCGCCTGAACGTGGTGCTCAATAGCGCCGCCGACGAGGAGGCGGTGATCGCCAAGCTGCGCCAGAGCCTTTATCGCCTCCCCGGGGTGGAAGGCCAGTTCAACAGACCCGCCCTCTTTACCTTCGACCAGGATATCCGGGTGGAGATCGCCGGCCATAACCTGGACAGCCTGGCCACGGCGTCACGGCTGGTGGCCGCCGGCCTGGAAAGCCAGGGCCGCTTTGCCGACGTCAAGGCCGGCCTTGCCAGCGGCCAGCCGGAGCTGACCGTCAGCTTCGACCAGGCCCGCCTGGCCAGCCTGGATCTCACCGCTCCGGAAGTGGGCAAGCGCATCGCCAACAAGGTGCGGGGTACCCTGGCGTCCCGCTACCAGCTGGACGACCGCAAAATCGACATGCTGGTGCGCCTGGACGACAACCACAGGGACGAAGTGGCGGACTTGGCCGGCCTTTGGATCACCCGCGACCTGCCTCTGTCGGCAGTGGCCAAGGTGGAAGAGCGCATGGGCCCCAGTGAGATCACCCGTATCGACCAGTCCCGGGTAGCTCTGGTGGATGCCGCCCTGGCCTATGGGGACCTCAAGGCCGCCGAAGTGGCTGCCCAGGATATGCTGGCCGGCCTCAGCCTGCCGGCGGACGTGCGGGTGAGCCTGGCCGGCCAGAGCGGCGAGCGCCAGGCGGCCTTTGCCTCCCTGGAAGCGGCGCTGCTGGTGGCCATTTTCCTGGTCTACCTGGTAATGGCGTCCCAGTTCGAGTCCTTTATCCAGCCGCTGCTCATTCTGGTAACAGTGCCCCTGGCCGGGGCCGGGGCCGCCTTGGGCCTGTGGCTGACCAACACCCCCTTGTCGGTGGTGGTCTTTATCGGCCTTATCATGTTGGCGGGGATAGTGGTGAACAACGCCATCGTCCTTATCGACAGGGTCAACCAGCTGCGCGCCCAGGGCGAGAGCCTGCAGGCCGCCATTTTGGAGGCGGGCCAGAGCCGGCTGCGCCCCATTATCATGACCACCCTGACCACGGTGCTGGGGCTGCTGCCCATGGCCCTTGGCCTGGGTGAAGGGGCCGAAGTCAGGGCGCCCATGGCCATCGCCGTCATGGCCGGCCTGGTGTTTGCCACCATATTGACCCTGGTGGTGCTGCCGGTTCTGCTCCAGCTCACCGGCCGGGAGACTGCCCATGAATAACGCCGCCGCCCGCCTGGCCAGGCTGTCCCTCAAGCGCCCTGTTACCGTGCTGATGCTGAGCCTGTCGCTGCTGCTGATGGGGGTGCTGGCGTCCCGCTGGTTGCCCCTGGAGATGTGGCCCGGCATCGAAATACCGCAAATCAGCGTCCAGGTGCCCTATGCCAACGCCACCCCCCAGGAGGTGGAAGACAACATCACCAGGCCCATCGAAGAGGCCCTGGCCACCCTGTCCGGGGTCAAGGAGATGCGCTCCTGGTCCACCAGCGACGGCGCCAACGTCACCCTGCAACTGGATTGGTCTGCCAACATCAACGCCAAAAGCATAGAAGCGCGGGAAAAACTCGACAGCATCCGCCACCTGCTGCCCAAGGACGTGGAACGGGTCTTCGTGTTCCAGTTTTCCACCAACGACATGCCGGTGCTGACCATGCGCCTGTCCGGCAAGACCGACTTTGCCACCGCTTACGCGCTGCTGGAAAGGGAGCTGAAAAGACCCTTGGAGCGCCTGGCCGGGGTGTCCAAGGTCACCCTGTACGGGGTAGACAAGCCGGAGCTGAAAATCGACCTCAATGCCGAGCGCCTCTACGCCATGTCCCTGACCCCGCTGGACGTGGCCAGCCGCTTGCAGGCTGCCAACTT is a genomic window of Gallaecimonas xiamenensis 3-C-1 containing:
- the sdhD gene encoding succinate dehydrogenase, hydrophobic membrane anchor protein, which codes for MVTNTGTFGRTGVHDYVLVRASAIVMTLYVIFLVGFLVITPDLTFDAWKAFFGNLGVKVFTLLTLISLMVHAWIGLWQVLTDYVKPTGLRIVLQFLVNVAVLAYVISGFAILWGV
- the sdhC gene encoding succinate dehydrogenase cytochrome b556 subunit, whose translation is MVKKQRPVNLQLTTISFPITAIASILHRVSGVIMFFAVAILLWMLAQSLSSEAGFASVKAMMTGGFAKFILWGILTALAYHLVGGIRHLIMDMGYWEELPSGKASAAVAFVITLILSVLAGVWLW
- a CDS encoding citrate synthase; the encoded protein is MAEKIAKLMVEGKEAIELPILSGTAGQDVIDVRTLGKHGLFTFDPGFLATASCESAITFIDGAKGVLLHRGFPIDQLAENAEYLEVCYILLYGEAPTKEQYEEFRNTVKTHTMLNEQLRAFFKGFRPDAHPMAVMCGVVGALSAFYHDSLDISNPRHREIAAFRLLSKMPTIAAMCFKHSIGQPYIYPRNDLSYAENFLHMMFATPCEEYKVSPVLADAMDKIFILHADHEQNASTSTVRLAGSSGANPFACIAAGIASLWGPAHGGANEACLRMLEEIGSVDRIPEFVARAKDKEDPFRLMGFGHRVYKNFDPRAKVMRETCHQVLKELNIQDPLLDVAMELERIALSDEYFVEKKLYPNVDFYSGIILKAIGIPTSMFTVIFAMSRTIGWIAHWNEMHSDPTAKIGRPRQLYVGQTQRDFASKK
- a CDS encoding efflux RND transporter periplasmic adaptor subunit — protein: MNKTLIALSLAALLSACSSGEATVDKKSEEAAVRIPVSVANVKVAPMAAQFDSHGVLSAEHEAQVVARVSGLVESLDIEEGDEVKAGQVLARIEPDRYQLERDRMAAQARSVAQELDRTQNLYAKKLVSADTLDKLQLQLAALQAQLGMAELDLMYATVKAPISGTVARRHIKAGNLVNPDQPLFDIVQHQDLRLEVAVPEQYLGQLQKAQGAHCTFAALPGKTFEARITRLSPVVDPATGTARLTLNLPNENGQLLPGMFANVSISYDLHPDAHLVPRQALINQSGSYKVFVVQDGMAKLKAVTLGNGDRDWVEVIGLDAEEQVVTLGQHHLKDDAMVEVIAG
- a CDS encoding efflux RND transporter permease subunit; this translates as MNSLVAFSVRRPVTVAMMTLAVLLFGMVSLGKLAVTLLPDLSYPTLTIRTDYDGAAPLEIETLISKPVEESVGVVKGLKTLTSYSRPGRSDVVLEFEWGTDMDWASLEVREKLDLVLLPLDVDPPIILRYNPNLDPVLRLALSAPEADLKQLRSFADDDLKQRLEGIDGVASVRPGGGLEQEVQILVDDVKAARLGLNLSDIAKRLEQENVNLAGGRIEDSGRELLVRTLNQYPDLASMGNTWVADGVRLKDIATVRDGHKERDAISRVSGAEMIELAIYKEGDANTVAMAKAVKAALPRLQKMLPPGAELTLLYDQSGFIEQAINEVMGSAWIGGILAMLVLYLFLRDFKATVIISLAIPVSVIATFNLMLSQTVSLNIMSLGGLALAVGMLVDNAIVVLENIARYRAKGLSPLEAAQQGGQEVAGAITASTLTSLAVFVPLVFVEGIAGQLFRDQALTVTFALSVSLLVALSLIPMLAARGAKEQSQAQPLRRRALPLMWLLAGLYWCWHQAGRLLGLLLWPFRALFGKGFGGLQSGYERLLPKALARPFMTLATVLLVVAASGLLASRLPMTLLPNLAQGEFFLDVTLPPGSRLEETDKLLDKLAKAIADDPRVRHAYSQSGGALLANQGAADNRPNQGRLNVVLNSAADEEAVIAKLRQSLYRLPGVEGQFNRPALFTFDQDIRVEIAGHNLDSLATASRLVAAGLESQGRFADVKAGLASGQPELTVSFDQARLASLDLTAPEVGKRIANKVRGTLASRYQLDDRKIDMLVRLDDNHRDEVADLAGLWITRDLPLSAVAKVEERMGPSEITRIDQSRVALVDAALAYGDLKAAEVAAQDMLAGLSLPADVRVSLAGQSGERQAAFASLEAALLVAIFLVYLVMASQFESFIQPLLILVTVPLAGAGAALGLWLTNTPLSVVVFIGLIMLAGIVVNNAIVLIDRVNQLRAQGESLQAAILEAGQSRLRPIIMTTLTTVLGLLPMALGLGEGAEVRAPMAIAVMAGLVFATILTLVVLPVLLQLTGRETAHE